One window of the Streptomyces asoensis genome contains the following:
- a CDS encoding aromatic ring-hydroxylating oxygenase subunit alpha, with product MTSTSLPDSLIATLPGSSYTDPAIFAQEQERIFETMWFCVARSSELAKPGAFRTVDVGRESILVTRARDNAVRAYFNVCRHRGAKLCTEEAGEVKRAFQCPYHAWTYDLNGKLVAAPNLTKMPDVGRTEYGLVAVAVREWLGYVWVCLAEDPPSFEEAVIGDVVARLGDVESIERYDIDNLSVGRRIVYDVKANWKLIIENFMECYHCATIHPELTEVLPEFADGYAAQYYVGHGAEFGEEVQGFTVDGSEGLDRIPGVAEDQDRRYYAITVRPQVFVNLVPDHVIFHRMYPVAVDRTIVECDWLYLPHVVESGKDVSRSVELFDRVNRQDFDACERTQPGMSSRMYAKGGVLVPSEHHIGAFHDWVNERLGGGPR from the coding sequence GTGACCTCGACCAGTCTGCCGGACAGCCTGATCGCCACCCTCCCCGGCTCCTCCTACACGGATCCGGCGATCTTCGCCCAGGAGCAGGAGCGCATATTCGAGACCATGTGGTTCTGTGTCGCGCGCTCCTCGGAGCTGGCGAAGCCCGGTGCCTTTCGCACCGTCGACGTGGGCCGCGAGAGCATCCTCGTCACCCGCGCGCGTGACAACGCCGTTCGTGCCTACTTCAACGTGTGCCGGCATCGCGGAGCCAAGCTCTGCACCGAGGAGGCCGGCGAGGTCAAGCGGGCCTTCCAATGCCCGTACCACGCCTGGACGTACGACCTGAACGGCAAGCTCGTCGCGGCGCCCAACCTCACCAAGATGCCCGACGTCGGGCGTACCGAGTACGGTCTGGTCGCCGTGGCGGTGCGCGAATGGCTCGGCTATGTCTGGGTGTGCCTCGCGGAGGACCCGCCGTCCTTCGAGGAGGCCGTCATCGGCGATGTCGTCGCCCGCCTCGGCGACGTGGAGTCGATCGAGCGCTACGACATCGACAACCTCTCGGTCGGCAGGCGGATCGTCTACGACGTGAAGGCGAACTGGAAGCTCATCATCGAGAACTTCATGGAGTGCTACCACTGCGCCACGATCCACCCCGAACTCACCGAGGTGCTCCCCGAGTTCGCCGACGGATACGCCGCGCAGTACTACGTCGGGCACGGCGCCGAGTTCGGCGAGGAGGTGCAGGGGTTCACCGTCGACGGTTCCGAGGGACTGGACCGCATCCCCGGGGTCGCGGAGGACCAGGACCGCCGCTACTACGCGATCACCGTCAGGCCGCAGGTCTTCGTCAACCTCGTCCCCGACCATGTCATCTTCCACCGGATGTACCCGGTGGCCGTCGACCGCACGATCGTCGAGTGCGACTGGCTCTACCTCCCGCATGTCGTCGAGAGCGGCAAAGACGTCAGCCGGTCCGTGGAACTCTTCGACCGGGTCAACCGGCAGGACTTCGACGCATGCGAGCGCACCCAGCCCGGGATGAGCTCCCGTATGTACGCCAAGGGCGGGGTGCTGGTACCCAGCGAGCACCACATCGGCGCCTTCCACGACTGGGTGAACGAGCGCCTGGGCGGCGGCCCGCGGTAG
- a CDS encoding NAD(P)/FAD-dependent oxidoreductase, with product MRTVAVVGASLAGLSAARSLRKQGYDGRLVVIGDELHRPYDRPPLSKEFLAGTLGEADLALEAHDEDLGAEWLLGTRATGLDRTDRAVRLADGREVRVDGLVIATGAAARRLPGADGLAGVHVLRTLDDARALRDELARGGRLVVIGGGFIGAEVASTAYALGLDVTVVEVAPTPLAGPLGATMGGIVSGLHADHGVRLLCGVGVKGLSGERYVDAVLLEDGRSIPADIVVVGVGARPCVEWLEGSGVELDNGVKCGADGRTGLAGVVAVGDCANWYDPRAGAHRRVEHWTGARERPDAAVATLLAGGAVAPGVPRPPYFWSDQYGVRIQFAGHAAGADSVTVEEGAVDDRNVLAVYRRAGDPVAVLGMNQPRLFTRWRKQLAAATS from the coding sequence GTGAGGACCGTGGCCGTGGTGGGCGCCTCGCTCGCCGGACTGTCGGCGGCGCGCTCGCTGCGGAAGCAGGGCTACGACGGACGGCTGGTCGTCATCGGCGACGAGCTCCATCGCCCGTACGACCGGCCGCCGCTGTCCAAGGAGTTCCTGGCCGGCACCCTGGGCGAGGCGGATCTCGCGCTGGAGGCGCACGACGAGGACCTGGGCGCGGAGTGGCTGCTCGGCACCCGGGCCACCGGCCTCGACCGTACCGACCGCGCCGTGCGGCTGGCCGACGGGCGGGAGGTCCGTGTCGACGGCCTCGTCATCGCGACCGGCGCCGCCGCGCGCAGGCTCCCGGGCGCCGACGGCCTGGCCGGCGTGCACGTCCTGCGCACCCTGGACGACGCCCGCGCCCTGCGCGACGAACTGGCCCGGGGCGGACGGCTGGTGGTGATCGGCGGTGGATTCATCGGCGCCGAGGTCGCCTCCACCGCCTACGCCCTGGGGCTCGACGTGACGGTCGTCGAGGTGGCCCCGACGCCACTGGCCGGGCCGCTCGGCGCGACCATGGGCGGCATCGTCTCCGGGCTGCACGCGGACCACGGCGTACGGCTGCTGTGCGGAGTGGGCGTCAAGGGGCTGAGCGGGGAGCGGTATGTGGACGCCGTTCTGCTCGAGGACGGCCGCAGCATCCCGGCCGACATCGTCGTCGTCGGTGTGGGTGCCCGCCCGTGCGTGGAGTGGCTCGAGGGATCCGGTGTCGAGCTCGACAACGGCGTCAAGTGCGGCGCCGACGGCCGCACCGGCCTGGCCGGGGTGGTCGCGGTCGGCGACTGCGCCAACTGGTACGACCCCCGTGCCGGCGCCCACCGACGCGTCGAGCACTGGACCGGCGCGCGGGAGCGCCCCGACGCCGCCGTCGCCACGCTGCTGGCGGGGGGCGCGGTGGCGCCGGGTGTGCCACGGCCGCCGTACTTCTGGTCCGACCAGTACGGCGTCAGGATCCAGTTCGCCGGTCACGCGGCCGGCGCCGACAGCGTGACCGTCGAGGAAGGCGCCGTGGACGACCGCAACGTCCTGGCCGTCTACCGGCGCGCCGGAGATCCGGTCGCGGTGCTCGGCATGAACCAGCCGCGGCTGTTCACGCGCTGGCGCAAGCAGCTCGCCGCCGCCACGTCTTGA
- a CDS encoding MBL fold metallo-hydrolase has protein sequence MTGARIEHLVTSGTFSLDGGTWDVENNVWIIGDDEEVIVVDAAHDAEAIAEALRGRTLRAIVCTHAHNDHIDAAPALAARTGAPVLLHPDDLPLWKQTHPDRAPDGELAEGQVLEVAGVSLAVLHTPGHAPGAICLHVPALTALFGGDTLFAGGPGATGRSYSDFPTIVDSIRDRLLTLPRDTVVYTGHGETTTIAAEAPHLQEWIDQGF, from the coding sequence GTTCTCGTTGGACGGCGGCACCTGGGACGTCGAGAACAACGTGTGGATCATCGGGGACGACGAGGAGGTGATCGTCGTCGACGCCGCGCACGACGCCGAGGCCATCGCCGAAGCCCTCCGCGGCCGCACCCTGCGGGCGATCGTGTGCACCCACGCCCACAACGACCACATCGACGCCGCGCCCGCTCTCGCCGCGCGCACCGGCGCCCCGGTCCTGCTCCATCCCGACGACCTGCCGCTGTGGAAGCAGACCCACCCCGACCGCGCGCCCGACGGCGAATTGGCCGAAGGGCAGGTCCTCGAGGTGGCCGGCGTCTCCCTGGCCGTGCTGCACACCCCAGGCCACGCCCCCGGCGCGATCTGCCTTCACGTGCCGGCGCTGACGGCGCTCTTCGGCGGCGACACGCTCTTCGCGGGCGGGCCGGGGGCGACGGGAAGGTCGTACAGCGACTTCCCCACCATCGTCGACTCGATCCGGGACCGGTTGCTCACGCTGCCCCGGGACACCGTCGTGTACACCGGGCACGGGGAGACGACCACCATCGCCGCCGAGGCTCCGCACCTTCAGGAGTGGATCGACCAGGGCTTCTGA
- a CDS encoding bifunctional 3-phenylpropionate/cinnamic acid dioxygenase ferredoxin subunit, giving the protein MKIPACRLADLPRGEAFRLDIDPPVSVFHTDDGELFAIDDTCTHQDASLADGWLEGCEVECPLHASKFDLRTGAVDAPPAKLPVRTHEVVVEDGMIHVRVSTDAPNLPPCVASRLAGGSA; this is encoded by the coding sequence ATGAAGATTCCCGCGTGCCGTCTCGCGGATCTCCCGCGAGGTGAGGCTTTCCGGCTCGACATCGATCCGCCGGTCTCGGTGTTCCATACCGACGACGGCGAGCTCTTCGCCATCGACGACACCTGCACCCACCAGGACGCCTCGCTCGCCGACGGCTGGCTGGAGGGCTGCGAGGTGGAATGCCCGCTGCATGCCTCGAAGTTCGACCTGCGCACCGGCGCCGTCGACGCCCCGCCGGCCAAGCTCCCGGTGCGCACGCACGAGGTCGTCGTCGAGGACGGCATGATCCACGTCCGGGTGTCGACGGACGCCCCCAACCTGCCGCCCTGTGTCGCGTCCCGCCTCGCCGGGGGTTCCGCGTGA